One Dietzia sp. JS16-p6b genomic window carries:
- a CDS encoding NAD-dependent deacylase, which translates to MNDTSKARLALAGDGPLVVLTGAGMSAESGVPTFRDAQTGLWARHDPAALATPEAWDRDRDAVWAWYRWREHLVGSAEPNAGHLAIARAAGGRRVTVVTQNVDDLHERAGSSDVHHLHGSLFAHRCDTCETAIEVGPAPTVPVDRLAPPSCSRCGGRARPGVVWFGEMLPRRPWDAAVSAISAASAVLVVGTSGLVHPAASLPGLAADRGVPLVEVNPGPPGFPHEASVHLRATAAQALPSLLAP; encoded by the coding sequence ATGAACGACACGAGCAAGGCCCGTCTCGCCCTCGCCGGCGACGGGCCTCTCGTCGTTCTCACGGGTGCCGGAATGAGCGCGGAGAGCGGGGTACCCACCTTCCGGGACGCGCAGACCGGATTGTGGGCACGCCACGACCCCGCCGCGCTCGCCACACCTGAGGCCTGGGACCGCGACCGGGACGCGGTGTGGGCCTGGTACCGCTGGCGCGAGCACCTCGTCGGTTCCGCCGAGCCCAATGCCGGCCATCTGGCGATCGCGCGGGCCGCCGGGGGCCGCCGCGTGACCGTGGTGACACAGAACGTCGACGACCTGCACGAACGGGCGGGGTCCTCCGACGTCCACCATCTCCATGGCAGCCTCTTCGCGCACCGGTGCGACACGTGTGAGACGGCGATCGAGGTGGGGCCCGCGCCGACCGTCCCCGTCGACCGGCTCGCCCCGCCGTCGTGCTCCAGGTGTGGGGGGCGGGCGCGACCGGGCGTGGTCTGGTTCGGGGAGATGCTCCCCCGGCGGCCCTGGGACGCCGCCGTCTCCGCGATCTCCGCCGCATCCGCGGTCCTCGTCGTCGGCACCTCCGGCCTCGTCCACCCCGCCGCGTCGCTCCCCGGCCTCGCCGCGGACCGCGGCGTGCCGCTGGTCGAGGTGAACCCCGGTCCTCCGGGTTTCCCGCACGAGGCGAGCGTGCACCTACGCGCCACCGCCGCGCAGGCGCTGCCGTCTCTCCTGGCACCCTGA
- the typA gene encoding translational GTPase TypA, which translates to MALTEFRNVAIVAHVDHGKTTLVDAMLRQSGAFDERAELVDRVMDSGDLEREKGITILAKNTAVRRPGAGAGGADLVLNIIDTPGHADFGGEVERGLNMVDGVVLLIDSSEGPLPQTRFVLRKALAASLPVIIVVNKTDRPDARIDEVVEEAQDLLIDLASDLEDPAAQAAAEHALELPVVFASGRAGKASTTQPANGQEPDAENLDDFFKLLYEVIPAPRGDADAPLQAHVTNLDASNFLGRIGLVRIHNGRLRKGQQVAWIHHLADGETETKSVRISELLATKGVERVPTEEAVAGDIVAVAGISDIMIGDTLADPENPVALPKITVDEPAISMTIGVNTSPLAGRNGGTKLTARMVKARLDQELVGNVSLKVIDTERPDDWEVQGRGEMALSILVETMRREGFELTVGKPQVVTRRIDGKVHEPMEHMTIDVPEEYLGAVTQLMAARKGRMEQMSNHGTGWVRMEFTVPARGLIGFRTTFMTETRGAGIANSVSAGYEPWVGEIRSRHTGSLVADRAGKATAFALLGLADRGDFFIEPGSEVYEGVVVGENPRSEDMDVNITKEKKLTNMRAASSDATETLSKHRNLSLEEAMEFCAGDECVEVGPDAVRVRKVLLTANERAKARSRSKSREQQSVS; encoded by the coding sequence ATGGCCCTGACCGAGTTCCGCAACGTCGCCATCGTCGCGCACGTCGACCATGGCAAGACGACACTCGTCGACGCGATGCTGCGCCAGTCCGGAGCGTTCGACGAACGCGCGGAGCTCGTGGACAGGGTCATGGACTCGGGGGATCTCGAGCGCGAGAAGGGGATCACGATCCTCGCGAAGAACACCGCCGTACGGCGGCCGGGCGCGGGGGCGGGCGGCGCGGACCTGGTCCTCAACATCATCGACACCCCCGGTCACGCGGACTTCGGCGGGGAGGTGGAGCGTGGCCTGAACATGGTCGACGGCGTGGTCCTGCTCATCGACTCCTCCGAGGGGCCGCTCCCACAGACCCGTTTCGTGTTGCGCAAGGCGCTCGCCGCGTCCCTGCCCGTCATCATCGTCGTCAACAAGACCGACCGGCCGGACGCCCGCATCGACGAGGTGGTCGAGGAGGCCCAGGACCTGCTGATCGACCTGGCCTCGGATCTGGAGGACCCCGCCGCCCAGGCCGCCGCGGAGCACGCACTCGAACTCCCCGTGGTCTTCGCCTCGGGTCGCGCGGGTAAGGCGTCCACCACCCAGCCCGCGAACGGCCAGGAGCCGGACGCGGAGAACCTCGACGACTTCTTCAAGCTCCTCTACGAGGTGATCCCCGCCCCCCGCGGCGACGCCGACGCGCCGCTCCAGGCCCACGTCACCAACCTGGACGCCTCCAACTTCCTCGGCCGGATCGGCCTGGTGCGCATCCACAACGGGCGTCTGCGCAAGGGCCAGCAGGTCGCGTGGATCCACCACCTCGCCGACGGCGAGACGGAGACGAAGTCCGTCCGCATCTCGGAGCTGCTGGCGACCAAAGGCGTCGAGCGCGTTCCCACCGAGGAGGCCGTGGCCGGAGACATCGTGGCGGTGGCCGGGATCAGCGACATCATGATCGGCGACACCCTCGCCGATCCGGAGAACCCGGTAGCGCTCCCCAAGATCACGGTCGACGAACCGGCTATCTCGATGACCATCGGCGTCAACACCTCGCCGCTCGCCGGACGGAACGGCGGCACGAAACTCACGGCGCGGATGGTCAAGGCGCGGCTCGACCAGGAACTGGTGGGCAACGTCTCGCTCAAGGTCATCGACACCGAGCGTCCCGACGACTGGGAGGTGCAGGGCCGCGGTGAGATGGCGCTGTCCATCCTCGTCGAGACCATGCGCCGCGAGGGCTTCGAGCTCACCGTCGGCAAGCCCCAGGTGGTCACCCGCCGGATCGACGGCAAGGTCCACGAGCCGATGGAGCACATGACCATCGACGTGCCGGAGGAGTACCTCGGTGCGGTCACCCAGCTCATGGCCGCCCGCAAGGGTCGCATGGAGCAGATGAGCAACCACGGCACCGGATGGGTCCGGATGGAGTTCACCGTCCCGGCCAGGGGTCTCATCGGCTTCCGCACGACCTTCATGACCGAGACGCGGGGAGCCGGCATCGCCAACTCCGTGTCGGCCGGGTACGAGCCCTGGGTCGGGGAGATCCGCTCGCGGCACACCGGCTCCCTCGTGGCGGACCGCGCCGGCAAGGCCACCGCGTTCGCCCTGCTGGGTCTGGCCGATCGCGGCGACTTCTTCATCGAACCCGGTTCCGAGGTCTACGAAGGGGTCGTCGTGGGCGAGAACCCGCGCTCCGAGGACATGGACGTCAACATCACCAAGGAGAAGAAGCTCACCAACATGCGTGCGGCGTCCTCCGACGCGACCGAGACGTTGTCCAAGCACCGCAACCTCTCGCTGGAGGAGGCCATGGAGTTCTGCGCCGGCGACGAGTGTGTGGAGGTCGGACCGGACGCCGTCCGCGTGCGCAAGGTGCTGCTCACCGCCAACGAGCGGGCCAAGGCCCGTAGCAGGTCCAAGTCCCGCGAGCAGCAGTCGGTCAGCTGA